The following are encoded in a window of Saccharothrix longispora genomic DNA:
- a CDS encoding MarR family winged helix-turn-helix transcriptional regulator yields the protein MDVSFDAISEPVPTRVTSGLAKIGAVLKSRAWKGAGPAGVTPTQAQALELLRGRPASLGGLAALLGVSTATASTAVGTLVTKGLVVKEPGANKRSVTLRLTEAGEAVADRASEWPGFLSRAVENFDDAEQAAMLLLLVKLIRTLQLNGDIPPQRTCVTCRYFRPRVHEDPVNPHHCAYLDAPFGDRHLRLDCPEQADADAEQQQRAWERFTSATPA from the coding sequence GTGGATGTGAGCTTCGACGCGATCAGCGAGCCCGTTCCCACGCGCGTGACCAGCGGTCTCGCCAAGATCGGCGCGGTGCTCAAGAGCCGGGCGTGGAAGGGAGCGGGTCCCGCGGGCGTGACGCCGACGCAGGCGCAGGCGCTGGAACTGCTGCGAGGACGACCGGCGAGCCTGGGCGGCCTGGCGGCCCTGCTCGGCGTCTCGACCGCCACCGCCAGCACCGCGGTGGGCACCCTGGTCACCAAGGGACTCGTGGTGAAGGAGCCCGGCGCGAACAAGCGGTCCGTGACCCTGCGCCTCACCGAGGCCGGTGAGGCGGTGGCGGACCGCGCGAGCGAGTGGCCGGGCTTCCTGAGCCGGGCCGTCGAGAACTTCGACGACGCGGAGCAGGCCGCCATGCTGCTCCTGCTGGTCAAGCTGATCCGCACGCTCCAGCTCAACGGCGACATCCCGCCGCAGCGCACCTGCGTGACGTGCCGCTACTTCCGACCGCGCGTCCACGAGGACCCCGTGAACCCCCACCACTGCGCCTACCTGGACGCGCCGTTCGGCGACCGGCACCTGCGCCTGGACTGCCCCGAGCAGGCCGACGCCGACGCCGAGCAGCAGCAACGGGCGTGGGAGCGCTTCACCTCCGCGACGCCGGCCTGA
- a CDS encoding carboxymuconolactone decarboxylase family protein — translation MSRVTLVDSQTAPAEAKPLLDDITAAFGTTPAMFKAVANSPAALTMMWAGFGALGGGRLGAKLGEQVAVLVADRNSCEYCLAAHTALGRKAGVSAEDMGQAQAGHSHDPRTAAALGFAAKLVEDRAQVTDADVEALRAAGFDDEEVVELVAHVALNLFTNYVNVALSVPLDFPRVALRKAG, via the coding sequence ATGTCCCGAGTCACACTGGTCGACTCCCAGACGGCCCCCGCCGAGGCGAAGCCCCTGCTGGACGACATCACCGCCGCTTTCGGCACGACGCCCGCCATGTTCAAGGCGGTGGCGAACTCGCCCGCCGCGCTCACGATGATGTGGGCGGGCTTCGGCGCTCTCGGCGGCGGGCGCCTGGGGGCGAAGCTGGGCGAGCAGGTCGCCGTCCTCGTGGCCGACCGCAACAGCTGTGAGTACTGCCTGGCCGCCCACACCGCCCTGGGGCGCAAGGCGGGCGTGTCCGCGGAGGACATGGGCCAGGCCCAGGCCGGCCACTCGCACGACCCGCGCACCGCCGCCGCGCTCGGCTTCGCGGCCAAGCTCGTCGAGGACCGCGCGCAGGTGACCGACGCCGACGTGGAAGCGCTGCGCGCCGCAGGTTTCGACGACGAGGAGGTCGTGGAGCTGGTGGCGCACGTCGCGCTCAACCTCTTCACGAACTACGTCAACGTCGCGCTGTCCGTGCCGCTGGACTTCCCGAGGGTCGCCCTGCGCAAGGCCGGCTGA
- a CDS encoding glycoside hydrolase family 64 protein, protein MRTRTKWLSALAALAATASAAIAIAPAQAIGPDLLPLTVTNDSGRPEAVHLYVLGTDIRAGRLGYVNQAGGFTPWSPGGNPPTPAPDVSIAGPGPGGSVTLRVPRFISGRVYMSFGEKLKFSLTPDGLVQPAPWASGDPNSGILFDWSEFTYNDDGLWLNSSQVDMFAVPHAVSVTGASGATKKTGELKPGGRDAIISGIRGQAGWGGSVMSRPDGTVLRVLAPGKAADVGLFDRNYLDSYITQAWNAYTSRTLTVQPFGDRPDVKYFGRTSGTTMDFTNTAGQRVASFAKPSTADVWGCDGALHAPNDQVVGPIARTLCAALHRSTLGRIDTQPGGGPADFYQGAITNHYSRLVHQNMVDGKAYGFAFDDVQAQESLVHDGDPRSAGITLNPFTGGGTTPPPAGGSSIVSNWHGKCVDVPNGNFADGQRLAVRDCTGGANQKFEFTGGTIRTRNDKCVDVAWGSTANGAAVQLATCSGNPAQQFALTAAGDLVNPQANKCVDVAEWNPANGAVLHMWDCVGGANQKWRRA, encoded by the coding sequence CGAAGTGGTTGAGCGCGCTCGCCGCACTGGCGGCGACCGCGTCGGCGGCGATCGCGATCGCACCGGCACAGGCGATCGGCCCCGACCTGCTGCCGCTGACCGTCACCAACGACAGCGGCCGCCCCGAGGCCGTGCACCTGTACGTCCTGGGCACCGACATCCGCGCCGGCCGGCTCGGGTACGTCAACCAGGCCGGCGGGTTCACGCCGTGGTCGCCGGGCGGCAACCCGCCCACGCCCGCGCCGGACGTGTCCATCGCGGGCCCCGGTCCCGGCGGCAGCGTCACGCTGCGCGTGCCCCGGTTCATCTCCGGCCGCGTCTACATGTCGTTCGGTGAGAAGCTGAAGTTCTCCCTCACGCCCGACGGCCTGGTGCAGCCCGCGCCCTGGGCGTCCGGCGACCCGAACAGCGGCATCCTGTTCGACTGGAGCGAGTTCACCTACAACGACGACGGCCTGTGGCTCAACAGCTCCCAGGTGGACATGTTCGCCGTGCCGCACGCGGTGTCGGTGACCGGCGCGAGCGGCGCCACCAAGAAGACCGGTGAGCTCAAGCCCGGCGGGCGGGACGCCATCATCAGCGGCATCCGCGGCCAGGCGGGCTGGGGCGGATCGGTCATGTCCCGCCCGGACGGCACGGTGCTGCGGGTGCTCGCGCCGGGCAAGGCCGCCGACGTGGGCCTGTTCGACCGCAACTACCTCGACTCGTACATCACCCAGGCGTGGAACGCCTACACGTCCAGGACGCTCACCGTGCAGCCGTTCGGCGACCGCCCGGACGTGAAGTACTTCGGCCGCACCTCCGGCACCACCATGGACTTCACGAACACCGCCGGGCAGCGGGTGGCGTCGTTCGCGAAGCCGTCCACGGCGGACGTGTGGGGCTGCGACGGCGCGCTGCACGCGCCCAACGACCAGGTGGTCGGCCCGATCGCCCGCACCCTGTGCGCCGCGCTGCACCGCTCCACGCTCGGCCGGATCGACACCCAGCCCGGCGGCGGGCCCGCCGACTTCTACCAGGGCGCGATCACCAACCACTACTCGCGGCTGGTGCACCAGAACATGGTGGACGGCAAGGCCTACGGGTTCGCGTTCGACGACGTGCAGGCGCAGGAGTCCCTGGTGCACGACGGCGACCCGCGCTCGGCCGGGATCACGCTGAACCCGTTCACCGGCGGCGGCACCACTCCCCCGCCCGCCGGCGGCAGCAGCATCGTGAGCAACTGGCACGGCAAGTGCGTCGACGTGCCGAACGGGAACTTCGCCGACGGGCAGCGCCTGGCCGTGCGGGACTGCACTGGCGGCGCCAACCAGAAGTTCGAGTTCACCGGCGGCACGATCCGCACGCGGAACGACAAGTGCGTGGACGTGGCGTGGGGTTCGACGGCCAACGGCGCGGCCGTGCAGCTCGCCACGTGCTCCGGCAACCCGGCGCAGCAGTTCGCCCTGACCGCTGCCGGTGACCTGGTGAACCCGCAGGCGAACAAGTGCGTGGACGTCGCGGAGTGGAACCCGGCCAACGGCGCGGTCCTCCACATGTGGGACTGCGTCGGCGGCGCGAACCAGAAGTGGCGCCGCGCCTGA